The Lonchura striata isolate bLonStr1 chromosome 29, bLonStr1.mat, whole genome shotgun sequence genome window below encodes:
- the LOC144247658 gene encoding uncharacterized protein LOC144247658 isoform X1, producing MPPPSLSPLSPLLLLLLSSSARGAVHANLTEGCQIIHPPRDGGIRYRGLTPDEVRSVRFLPFDYEIEYVCRPEREIVGPKVRKCQRDGTWTAMGHPSRCLRTCPKAHLSLENGQVAAGAMEKVPVEGTWARFSCQPGFRLVGAARSNCTRSGRWSQPRPHCLPHRPPSGESVLLPHPPKFPFSRGVGPQNRPRAPPRSSSSSSSSSSSSSQPSSLLLSLLLLLLLVHHFPAFLHLLLLLLLPIPAPSPPDSPPRIPEFPTPPPPPSSGFHPSPSPPPPLPPSPPFPIPLFSPISPFSLFFPDFPHFLPSSSQFFPISPPFLPSSSRFFPSFFPIFPPFPSGFSPLLIPRFSRFFHIFPFSHPNFPCFFQIFPIFSPIHTSFFPNFPIFLFPPSFFPIFPIFLPFPPIFFP from the exons ATGCCACCGCCgtcgctgtccccgctgtcccctctgctcctgctgctcctctccagctccGCCCGCGGCGCCGTCCACGCCAACCTCACCGAAG gctgccagaTCATCCACCCTCCGCGGGACGGGGGCATCCGCTACCGGGGCCTGACGCCGGACGAGGTGCGGAGCGTGCGGTTCCTGCCCTTCGACTACGAGATCGAGTACGTGTGCCGGCCCGAGCGCGAGATCGTGGGGCCCAAGGTGCGCAAGTGCCAGCGCGACGGCACCTGGACGGCCATGGGCCACCCCAGCCGCTGCC TGCGGACGTGCCCCAAGGCCCACCTGAGCCTGGAGAACGGGCAGGTGGCTGCGGGGGCCATGGAGAAGGTCCCCGTGGAGGGCACCTGGGCCAGGTTCTCCTGCCAGCCCGGCTTCCGCCTGGTGGGCGCCGCGCGCAGCAACTGCACCCGGAGCGGGCGCTGGAGCCAGCCCCGGCCACACTGCCTGC CTCATCGCCCCCCCTCAGGTGAGTCCGTgctcctcccccacccccccaaatttcccttttctcgaggggtgggaccccaaaaccgcccccGGGCCCCTCCccgctcctcttcctcctcctcctcctcctcctcctcctcctcccagccttcctcgctcctcctctccctcctcctcctcctcctcctcgtccatcatttcccagccttcctccacctcctcctcctcctcctcctccccatcccggCTCCTTCCCCGCCGGATTCTCCGCCccgaattcccgaattcccgacccccccaccccccccaagCTCCGGTTTccatccctctccctcccctccccctcccctccctccctcccctccttttCCGATCccgcttttttcccccatttctccattttccctcttttttcccgattttccccattttctcccctcctcatcccaattttttcccatttcccctccatttctcccctcctcatcccgatttttcccctcttttttcccgatttttcccccttttccctccggattttctcccctcctcatccctcgGTTTTCCcgatttttccatattttccccttttctcatCCCAATTTCCCCtgttttttccagatttttcccattttctcccctatTCATACctcttttttcccaaattttcccattttcctatttcccccctcttttttcccaatttttcctatttttctcccctttccccccatttttttcccctga
- the LOC144247658 gene encoding uncharacterized protein LOC144247658 isoform X2 — protein sequence MPPPSLSPLSPLLLLLLSSSARGAVHANLTEGCQIIHPPRDGGIRYRGLTPDEVRSVRFLPFDYEIEYVCRPEREIVGPKVRKCQRDGTWTAMGHPSRCRECHRQVPWGLCHVSVPSRGSSRSISACPSCRHLINVSILSSSQHLHPINVPIFSSTFPSCPHPINVPILSSSHHLHPINVPILSFSYQHFHLVLIPASPSHQCPHLLIISSTFPSCPHPSISIPSMSPSSHRHLHLVLVPSSPSHQCPHLVIFLSTFPSCPHPSISIPSTSPSCHRAIHVPIP from the exons ATGCCACCGCCgtcgctgtccccgctgtcccctctgctcctgctgctcctctccagctccGCCCGCGGCGCCGTCCACGCCAACCTCACCGAAG gctgccagaTCATCCACCCTCCGCGGGACGGGGGCATCCGCTACCGGGGCCTGACGCCGGACGAGGTGCGGAGCGTGCGGTTCCTGCCCTTCGACTACGAGATCGAGTACGTGTGCCGGCCCGAGCGCGAGATCGTGGGGCCCAAGGTGCGCAAGTGCCAGCGCGACGGCACCTGGACGGCCATGGGCCACCCCAGCCGCTGCCGTGAGTGCCACCGACAGGTCCCCTGGGGTCTCTGTCACGTCAGCGTTCCGTCCCGCGGAAGTTCTCGTTCCATCTCGGCGTGTCCGTCTTGTCGGCATCTCATCAACGTTTCCATCTTGTCCTCgtcccagcatctccatcccATCAATGTCCCCATCTTCTCATCAACATTTCCATCTTGTCCTCATCCCATCAATGTCCCCATCTTGTCCTCGTCCCATCATCTCCATCCCATCAATGTCCCCATCTTGTCATTTTCTTATCAACATTTCCATCTTGTCCTcatcccagcatctccatcacaTCAATGTCCCCATCTTCTCATCATCTCATCAACATTTCCATCTTGTCCTcatcccagcatctccatcccATCAATGTCCCCATCTTCTCATCGACATTTGCATCTTGTCCTCGTCCCATCATCTCCATCCCATCAATGTCCCCATCTTGTCATTTTCTTATCAACATTTCCATCTTGTCCTcatcccagcatctccatcccATCAACGTCTCCATCTTGTCACCGTGCcatccatgtccccatcccgtGA